One genomic region from Nocardia vinacea encodes:
- a CDS encoding NDMA-dependent alcohol dehydrogenase gives MKTKGAILWGTDQQWSVEEIEVGDPVSGEVQIRMETAGMCHSDHHIVTGATPMPAFPVMGGHEGAGVITKLGPNCPADLQVGDHVILSFIPACGRCPACVSGNMALCDLGAGLLMGQAISDGTYRIQARGENVIPMCLLGTFAPYMTVHHTSVVKIDPSIPFEVACLVGCGVPTGFGSSTHVAQVAPGETVVIAGIGGVGMSALQGAVLSGASKVVAIDPNPWKREQAQKFGATHTYESMAAAIMPLMEATEGRMAQKVILTMGEMHGEYIEEGLILTAKAGTLVVTSMGRMDENDVKLNSFLLSMLQKTVKGCIFGGGNARQDAPHLLSLYKSGQLNLDDMVTRQYSLEQINEGYQDMLDGKNIRGIIKYTEADW, from the coding sequence ATGAAGACGAAAGGCGCGATCCTGTGGGGGACCGACCAGCAGTGGTCGGTCGAGGAGATCGAGGTCGGCGATCCGGTATCCGGTGAGGTGCAGATCCGGATGGAAACCGCCGGTATGTGCCACTCGGACCACCACATCGTGACCGGCGCGACGCCGATGCCCGCATTCCCGGTCATGGGCGGCCACGAGGGCGCGGGCGTGATCACCAAGCTCGGGCCGAACTGCCCCGCCGATCTGCAGGTCGGCGACCACGTGATCCTGTCGTTCATCCCGGCCTGCGGTCGCTGTCCGGCGTGTGTGAGCGGCAATATGGCGCTGTGTGATCTGGGCGCGGGCCTGCTGATGGGTCAGGCCATCAGCGACGGCACCTACCGGATCCAGGCGCGCGGTGAGAATGTCATCCCGATGTGCCTGCTGGGCACCTTCGCGCCGTATATGACGGTGCACCACACCTCGGTGGTCAAGATCGACCCGAGCATTCCGTTCGAGGTCGCCTGCCTCGTCGGCTGCGGCGTCCCCACCGGCTTCGGTTCTTCCACCCACGTCGCCCAGGTCGCGCCCGGCGAGACCGTGGTGATCGCGGGTATCGGCGGCGTCGGCATGAGCGCGCTGCAGGGCGCGGTGCTCTCCGGCGCGTCCAAAGTCGTTGCTATCGACCCGAACCCGTGGAAGCGCGAGCAGGCGCAGAAGTTCGGCGCGACGCACACCTACGAGAGCATGGCCGCCGCGATCATGCCGCTGATGGAGGCCACCGAGGGCCGGATGGCGCAGAAGGTCATCCTGACCATGGGTGAGATGCACGGCGAATACATCGAAGAGGGCCTCATCCTCACCGCCAAGGCCGGCACCCTGGTCGTCACCTCCATGGGCCGCATGGACGAGAACGATGTCAAGCTGAACAGCTTCCTGCTGTCCATGCTGCAGAAGACCGTCAAGGGCTGCATCTTCGGCGGTGGCAACGCCCGCCAGGACGCGCCGCACCTGCTGTCGCTGTACAAATCGGGCCAACTGAACCTCGACGATATGGTGACCCGCCAGTACTCCCTGGAGCAGATCAACGAGGGCTACCAGGACATGTTGGACGGCAAGAACATTCGCGGCATCATCAAGTACACCGAGGCCGACTGGTAA
- a CDS encoding TerD family protein, producing the protein MKLSKGANAAVPTSLLAVVVSWRSGHAMDAHALLLAEAGTVRTDRDLVFFNAPRHMSQAVTLDQEPAPGTARLSVSLPRTESDVARIVVAGSIDDGTFGDIADLTLTIEAAHGPIARFEITDPDAVSAMMFGEFYRRDGQWRFRAIGQGWASGLPGLVTEFGVTIDGPAEPTPDRPHAAHPARIPTYPMQQRVSAGTAPAGSPGPQQLDTAPSDQDGTRADPTGQHDRPDEAPARPWTLGAHRGDQTGHHTAATGPRDRADHRADSADERPARPRPGRPVDLRRQRHEVEPPIPPPPNPERADWHSDPENPSRLRWWDGAEWTSATYERSQAGPRSCERCGNPRRRKLFGGLAPCQSCEHEIEEFLTHWHTQAWRALTAAGPRGAEWDALWASLRYQRIDEGLGRAALRDVALTYVERLVAFAFADGEIEQTEFEAFEYAIEELALSGPLVEDLRRRMYRGRTLSRLRGGDLPVVRTPGLHLDPEEKVHVDLPAVHVRRLAKGPKLTDGRLIASNKKLRFVGTDTGTELPWNRVVSVHVEQRSVVVAATSSRGGATFDVDDPDYVAAALEGALRVAKRLVLTPGQRDTRSIPQEVKAEVWQRDGGKCVECGDGHYLEFDHIIPLSRGGATSATNLQILCRACNRAKGARI; encoded by the coding sequence ATGAAACTCAGTAAAGGGGCCAATGCGGCGGTGCCGACTTCCCTTCTTGCCGTGGTTGTTTCATGGCGGTCGGGGCATGCGATGGATGCGCACGCGCTGTTGCTGGCGGAGGCGGGGACGGTGCGCACCGATCGGGATCTGGTGTTCTTCAATGCACCCCGACATATGTCGCAGGCGGTGACGCTCGACCAGGAACCCGCACCGGGGACGGCGCGCCTGAGCGTGTCGCTACCGCGCACCGAATCGGATGTGGCGCGCATCGTGGTCGCCGGATCGATCGACGACGGCACCTTCGGCGATATCGCGGATCTGACCCTCACCATCGAGGCCGCCCACGGGCCGATCGCCCGGTTCGAGATCACCGATCCCGATGCGGTATCCGCAATGATGTTCGGCGAGTTCTACCGCCGCGACGGACAGTGGCGTTTCCGCGCGATCGGCCAGGGTTGGGCCAGTGGGCTCCCCGGTCTCGTCACCGAATTCGGCGTCACCATCGACGGCCCCGCCGAGCCGACACCCGATCGCCCGCACGCGGCACATCCGGCTCGGATACCCACTTACCCAATGCAGCAACGTGTCTCGGCCGGCACAGCGCCGGCCGGGTCGCCCGGTCCCCAGCAGCTCGACACCGCCCCCTCGGACCAGGACGGCACCCGCGCCGACCCGACTGGACAGCATGATCGGCCCGATGAAGCACCGGCCCGACCATGGACGCTCGGCGCACACCGTGGGGATCAGACTGGGCACCACACCGCCGCCACCGGGCCCCGGGACCGAGCCGACCATCGCGCCGACTCGGCCGACGAACGGCCTGCCCGCCCGCGACCAGGCAGGCCGGTCGACCTTCGGCGCCAGCGCCACGAAGTCGAACCGCCGATACCACCACCACCGAATCCCGAACGCGCGGACTGGCATTCGGATCCCGAGAATCCCTCGCGGCTGCGTTGGTGGGATGGGGCCGAATGGACCAGTGCCACATACGAACGGAGTCAGGCCGGCCCTCGCAGCTGTGAGCGGTGCGGAAATCCCCGGCGCCGCAAGCTGTTCGGCGGTCTCGCGCCGTGCCAGAGTTGCGAGCACGAAATCGAGGAATTCCTGACGCACTGGCATACCCAGGCCTGGCGGGCGCTGACCGCAGCCGGACCGCGCGGTGCGGAGTGGGATGCGCTGTGGGCGTCGTTGCGGTATCAGCGAATCGATGAGGGCCTGGGCCGGGCGGCGCTGCGGGATGTGGCGCTCACCTATGTCGAGCGACTGGTCGCCTTCGCATTCGCGGATGGCGAGATCGAGCAGACCGAGTTCGAGGCGTTCGAGTACGCGATCGAAGAGCTGGCGCTCAGCGGACCGCTGGTCGAGGATCTGCGCAGGCGGATGTATCGCGGGCGCACCCTGTCGCGGTTGCGCGGCGGGGATCTGCCGGTGGTGCGAACGCCCGGCCTGCATCTGGATCCGGAGGAGAAGGTGCACGTGGATCTGCCCGCCGTGCACGTCCGCCGGCTCGCCAAGGGCCCGAAGCTCACCGACGGCAGGCTGATCGCCAGCAATAAGAAGCTGCGGTTCGTCGGTACCGATACCGGCACCGAATTGCCGTGGAACCGGGTGGTTTCGGTGCATGTCGAGCAGCGTTCGGTGGTCGTCGCGGCGACCTCGTCCCGCGGCGGCGCCACCTTCGATGTCGACGATCCGGATTACGTCGCGGCCGCGCTGGAAGGTGCGCTGCGGGTCGCCAAACGCCTGGTGCTCACGCCCGGTCAGCGCGACACGCGCAGCATCCCGCAGGAAGTCAAGGCCGAGGTGTGGCAACGTGACGGCGGTAAATGCGTCGAATGCGGCGACGGCCACTACCTGGAATTCGATCACATCATCCCGCTCAGCCGCGGTGGTGCGACGAGTGCGACCAATCTGCAGATCCTCTGCCGCGCCTGCAACCGCGCCAAAGGTGCCCGGATCTGA
- the pabB gene encoding aminodeoxychorismate synthase component I — MRTLLIDNYDSFTYNLYQLISEVNGEEPTVVRNDEVDDIARLRLERFDNVVISPGPGRPDVGRDIGISAAVLRETELPLLGVCLGHQAIVVAAGGIVTTAPTARHGYLDHIEHDGDELFAGLPEGFTAVRYHSLCAQRPLPDSLEITAVAADGVIMGVRHRSRPQWGVQFHPESIASEYGAALLGNFAKLTAGQRIRSSIVAPFENAEPLMGRHEFRESRRSWQLRHAVIERAIDTEAAFLRLYGNSPTAFWLDSEHVEPGLDRFSFLGDASGPLAEVIRYRVGENKVTVESSDGNRRTVPGGILDYLAGQLHLRHTELPDLPFDFACGYVGYLGYEVKADCGANAAHRASTPDAQWIFADRIVVVDHVGGRTHLLALTDPTPEALRAGADWLRDTREILESLPTWANPPTLEACSDTAAVAPLFTRGRERYLADIAVCQERLHAGESYEICLTDTASMAAAEADGLDFYRTLRRCNPAPYAAYLRFDDLEIACASPERFLKVDRARTVESKPIKGTAPRGTTAAEDEWLRRELADSPKTRAENLMIVDLLRNDLGRVCQVGSVHVPKLMATETYTTMHQLVSTVRGTLRPNVDVIDCLRACFPGGSMTGAPKLRTMEIIDELETEARGIYSGTIGFLGLAGTADLNIVIRTAVRHDGHWRIGAGGAIVLDSDPEDEYRETLLKAAATHRAAPH; from the coding sequence ATGCGCACGCTCTTGATCGACAATTACGACTCGTTCACCTACAACCTCTATCAGCTGATCAGCGAGGTGAACGGGGAAGAACCCACGGTCGTGCGCAATGACGAGGTGGACGATATCGCGCGGCTGAGGCTGGAGCGCTTCGACAATGTCGTCATCTCCCCCGGGCCGGGCCGCCCGGATGTCGGCCGGGATATCGGCATCTCGGCCGCGGTGCTCCGCGAGACCGAACTGCCGCTACTCGGCGTCTGTCTCGGACATCAGGCCATCGTCGTCGCGGCGGGCGGCATCGTCACGACCGCGCCCACCGCGCGGCACGGCTATCTCGATCACATCGAGCACGACGGCGACGAGCTGTTCGCCGGGCTGCCCGAGGGGTTCACCGCGGTGCGCTACCACTCGCTGTGCGCACAGCGGCCGTTGCCGGACAGCCTCGAGATCACCGCCGTCGCGGCCGATGGGGTGATCATGGGTGTGCGGCACCGGAGCAGACCGCAGTGGGGGGTGCAGTTCCATCCCGAATCGATTGCCAGCGAGTACGGTGCGGCATTGCTCGGCAATTTCGCGAAACTTACAGCGGGCCAGCGGATTCGGTCGAGCATCGTCGCGCCGTTCGAGAATGCCGAGCCGCTGATGGGTAGACACGAGTTCCGCGAATCCCGGCGTTCCTGGCAGCTGCGGCATGCGGTGATCGAGCGGGCGATCGATACCGAGGCCGCGTTCCTCCGGCTATACGGCAACTCCCCCACCGCATTCTGGCTCGACAGCGAACATGTCGAACCCGGACTGGATCGGTTCTCCTTCCTCGGCGATGCGAGCGGGCCACTGGCCGAAGTGATCCGCTACCGGGTCGGCGAGAACAAGGTGACGGTCGAATCCTCGGACGGGAATCGGCGGACCGTACCCGGCGGAATTCTCGACTATCTCGCCGGGCAGCTACACCTGAGACATACCGAACTACCCGATCTGCCTTTCGATTTCGCATGTGGTTACGTCGGATACCTGGGCTATGAGGTGAAGGCCGATTGCGGTGCGAATGCCGCGCATCGCGCCTCGACACCGGACGCACAGTGGATTTTCGCCGATCGGATCGTGGTCGTCGACCACGTCGGCGGGCGCACCCATCTGCTCGCACTCACCGATCCCACGCCGGAAGCCCTTCGGGCGGGAGCGGATTGGTTGCGCGATACCCGTGAGATCCTGGAATCCCTACCGACGTGGGCGAATCCGCCGACACTCGAAGCGTGCTCCGATACCGCTGCCGTCGCACCGCTGTTCACCCGCGGGCGGGAGCGGTATCTCGCCGATATCGCCGTCTGCCAGGAGCGGCTGCATGCGGGCGAGTCCTACGAAATCTGCCTGACCGACACCGCATCCATGGCAGCCGCCGAAGCGGATGGACTCGACTTCTACCGCACACTGCGCCGCTGCAATCCCGCGCCGTACGCAGCATATCTGCGCTTCGACGATCTCGAAATCGCCTGTGCCTCACCGGAACGCTTCCTCAAGGTGGACCGCGCCCGCACCGTGGAGAGCAAGCCGATCAAGGGCACCGCGCCGCGCGGGACCACGGCCGCCGAGGACGAGTGGCTGCGGCGCGAACTGGCCGACAGTCCGAAGACCAGGGCCGAAAACCTGATGATCGTCGACCTCCTGCGCAATGACCTGGGCCGGGTCTGCCAGGTCGGCAGTGTGCACGTGCCGAAACTGATGGCCACCGAGACGTATACGACCATGCACCAACTGGTTTCCACCGTGCGCGGCACGCTGCGACCGAATGTCGACGTGATCGATTGTCTGCGTGCGTGTTTCCCGGGCGGCTCGATGACCGGGGCGCCTAAGTTGCGGACGATGGAGATCATCGACGAGCTGGAAACCGAAGCGCGCGGCATCTATTCGGGCACCATCGGCTTCCTCGGGCTGGCGGGCACCGCAGACCTCAATATCGTCATCCGCACCGCGGTCCGCCACGACGGCCACTGGCGTATCGGCGCGGGCGGCGCCATCGTCCTCGACTCGGACCCCGAGGACGAGTACCGCGAAACCCTGCTCAAGGCCGCCGCCACCCACCGCGCCGCACCCCACTGA
- a CDS encoding phosphotransferase family protein yields MDEQGLPAGEFEDVTALGGGTQNIMLRFARGGQDYVLRRGPKHLRAKSNDVIRREARLLGALDGTGVRAPKVIAACPDESVLGAVFYLMQPITGFNPQNELPELHASDPQIRRQMGLSAVEAIARLGSLDYQALGLQDYGKPDGFLERQVPRWLGELESYSANAGYPGPEIPGVQQVGEWLDRNRPARWTPGILHGDCHLANMMFSYDGPEVAAMVDWEMSTIGDPLLDLGWQIATRPEPGTTGAALIGKLGAVGGLPTPEEMVEHYGKFSDRDLSNVTWYTVLACFKLGIVLEGTHARAFAGKAPEQVGDFLHAITLELFERAHRLMD; encoded by the coding sequence ATGGACGAGCAGGGCCTGCCTGCCGGTGAGTTCGAGGATGTGACCGCCCTCGGCGGCGGAACCCAGAACATCATGCTGCGCTTCGCGCGCGGCGGTCAGGACTACGTGCTGCGCCGCGGCCCGAAACACCTGCGCGCCAAGAGCAATGACGTCATCCGTCGCGAGGCCCGGCTCCTGGGCGCGCTCGACGGAACCGGCGTGCGCGCGCCGAAGGTGATCGCAGCCTGCCCGGACGAATCCGTTCTCGGTGCGGTGTTCTACCTGATGCAGCCCATTACCGGATTCAATCCGCAGAACGAATTGCCGGAGTTGCACGCGAGCGATCCGCAGATCCGGCGGCAGATGGGCCTGTCCGCGGTGGAGGCCATCGCCCGCCTCGGCTCGCTCGACTATCAGGCGCTCGGCCTGCAGGACTACGGCAAACCGGACGGCTTCCTGGAGCGTCAGGTGCCGCGCTGGCTCGGCGAACTCGAGTCCTATTCGGCCAATGCGGGGTATCCGGGCCCGGAGATTCCCGGGGTGCAGCAGGTCGGGGAATGGCTGGATCGGAATCGGCCCGCGCGGTGGACTCCCGGCATCCTGCACGGCGACTGTCACCTGGCCAACATGATGTTCTCCTACGACGGCCCGGAGGTAGCCGCGATGGTGGACTGGGAGATGTCGACCATCGGCGACCCGCTGCTCGACCTCGGCTGGCAGATCGCGACCCGTCCGGAGCCGGGTACCACGGGCGCGGCGCTGATCGGCAAGCTCGGCGCTGTCGGCGGTCTGCCGACGCCGGAGGAGATGGTCGAGCACTACGGCAAATTCTCCGACCGCGACCTGAGCAATGTCACCTGGTACACGGTGCTCGCGTGCTTCAAGCTGGGAATTGTGCTGGAGGGCACGCATGCTCGCGCATTCGCGGGCAAGGCGCCCGAGCAGGTCGGTGACTTCCTGCATGCCATCACGCTCGAGCTCTTCGAACGAGCGCATCGTCTGATGGATTGA
- a CDS encoding DinB family protein produces MPIVPDVKNWTWVLERSCPECGFDPESITYATVPDLAREYAGRLSATLTRHDATARPDDSTWSALEYAAHVRDVCRIFTYRTAVAARIEAVDPRVPGFDAEGLESEGGIPVFSNWDQDVTAIADQYDKQDPRKVATELTDAAEAVARAFGSVPAAALGNQARRSDGSVFTVESLAAYFLHDVIHHVHDVRG; encoded by the coding sequence ATGCCGATCGTTCCCGACGTCAAGAACTGGACCTGGGTCCTCGAACGCTCCTGTCCCGAATGTGGATTCGACCCGGAGTCGATCACCTACGCGACGGTGCCCGATCTGGCTCGCGAATACGCGGGCCGTCTGTCGGCAACGCTCACGCGACATGACGCCACCGCCCGCCCAGACGATTCCACCTGGTCGGCGCTCGAATATGCCGCTCACGTACGCGATGTCTGCCGAATCTTCACATACCGCACGGCCGTCGCGGCCCGCATCGAGGCAGTGGATCCGAGGGTTCCCGGGTTCGACGCTGAAGGCCTCGAGTCCGAGGGCGGTATCCCGGTGTTCTCGAACTGGGATCAGGACGTCACCGCCATCGCCGATCAATACGACAAGCAGGATCCACGAAAGGTCGCCACGGAGCTGACCGACGCCGCCGAGGCGGTCGCGCGCGCCTTCGGATCAGTCCCCGCGGCCGCCCTAGGCAACCAGGCGCGACGCAGCGACGGCTCGGTCTTCACGGTCGAATCCCTGGCCGCCTACTTCCTGCACGACGTAATCCACCATGTGCACGACGTGCGCGGCTGA
- a CDS encoding SDR family oxidoreductase, with protein MQVAVIGGTGVLGAAVVRELSTRGHRVRVVSRTAPADRTLEHRSADLTTGSGLESALDGCDTVVDAVSARSRTRSVMVDGVRRLLAAEKQAGIGHHVEISIVGCDLVPFGYYNAKVDQEQVVTAGEIPWTLLRASQFHELVTEILALSARWRLAPRSTAKIQPIDVDAVATRLADAVDNGPAGRIPDIAGPTVHTLTELADIYHEHIGRKLLPLPVPIPGRAGRALRSGALCLDGNGDAIGIGYAEWLSRRITR; from the coding sequence ATGCAGGTAGCGGTAATCGGCGGAACCGGGGTACTGGGGGCCGCGGTAGTACGAGAGCTGAGCACACGCGGACATCGGGTCCGCGTGGTGAGCCGAACCGCTCCGGCGGATCGAACTCTGGAGCACCGGTCCGCGGATCTCACCACCGGCTCCGGCCTGGAATCCGCACTGGACGGCTGCGACACCGTCGTCGACGCGGTGAGCGCCCGCAGCCGGACCCGATCGGTCATGGTGGACGGCGTGCGCCGACTACTGGCGGCCGAAAAGCAGGCCGGTATCGGCCATCACGTCGAAATCTCCATCGTCGGTTGCGATCTCGTCCCCTTCGGCTATTACAACGCGAAGGTGGACCAGGAACAGGTGGTCACCGCCGGGGAGATCCCCTGGACACTATTGCGCGCCAGCCAATTCCACGAACTCGTCACCGAAATCCTGGCCCTGTCGGCGCGCTGGCGGCTCGCACCGCGCTCGACGGCGAAGATACAGCCGATCGACGTCGACGCCGTAGCGACAAGACTCGCCGACGCGGTGGACAATGGCCCGGCCGGGCGCATCCCGGATATCGCCGGACCGACCGTGCACACCCTCACCGAACTGGCCGATATCTACCACGAACACATCGGCCGCAAGCTGCTTCCGCTTCCGGTACCCATCCCGGGCCGCGCCGGACGTGCCCTACGGTCGGGCGCTCTCTGCCTGGACGGAAACGGCGACGCAATCGGCATCGGCTACGCCGAATGGCTGTCTCGCCGAATCACTCGCTGA